The following proteins are co-located in the Candidatus Accumulibacter cognatus genome:
- the parE gene encoding DNA topoisomerase IV subunit B has product MSYTAESIAVLKGLEPVRHRPGMYTRTDCPLHILQEVIDNAADEALGGHCKRMTVILHRDHSVTVQDDGRGIPVEMHPLEKVPTVEVVFTRLHAGGKFNKDDQSSAYRFSGGLHGVGVSVTNALSTRLEVEVIRDGARHQMAFAGGEVVEPLRRVGDAPKKASGTRVRAWPDPTFFDSPMIPLAQLERLLRSKALLLPGLQVALSVEDGGATEWCFAQGMLQYLSELIDGEVVAPVFSSEKYATKGDENFPVGSGAAWAICWTAEGSLARESYVNLIPTTAGGTHEAGLRQATLDAIRSFAEHHALLPKGVKLAAEDVFSRASFVLAVRMLDPSFQGQTKERLNSRDALALVVRMVRDTFELWLNEHPEAAKKITELAIRAAQARTRASQKVEKRKQTGVAILPGKLSDCQSEDTRRNEIFLVEGDSAGGSAKSGRDKELQAILPLRGKVLNTWEVEAGSLFANREVHDIAVALGIDPHPANAPDSVLLNLRYGKVVIMTDADVDGSHIRVLLCTLFYRHFPKLIANGHLYFAQPPLYRLDVPGQGKTRPPRKIYALDNDEREAVIDRLRLEGIKPEAVSISRFKGLGEMNPEQLWETTMSPDTRRLMRIRMPGAEAARPVMNLLMAKGESAGRRAWMEENGALIGAEV; this is encoded by the coding sequence ATGAGTTATACCGCAGAATCGATCGCTGTCCTCAAGGGACTGGAGCCGGTGCGCCATCGCCCCGGCATGTATACGCGGACCGATTGCCCCCTGCACATCCTCCAGGAAGTGATCGACAATGCCGCCGATGAGGCGCTGGGCGGCCATTGCAAGCGCATGACGGTGATCCTGCACCGTGATCATTCGGTCACGGTGCAGGACGATGGGCGGGGCATTCCGGTGGAAATGCATCCGCTCGAAAAGGTGCCGACGGTCGAAGTGGTGTTTACCCGCCTGCACGCCGGCGGCAAGTTCAACAAGGACGATCAGTCTTCGGCGTACCGCTTTTCAGGGGGGTTGCACGGCGTCGGTGTTTCGGTGACCAATGCCCTGTCGACCCGGCTTGAGGTTGAAGTGATCCGCGACGGCGCGCGCCATCAGATGGCTTTCGCCGGAGGCGAGGTCGTCGAGCCGTTGCGGCGGGTCGGCGATGCACCGAAAAAGGCCAGCGGCACGCGCGTGCGCGCCTGGCCGGACCCGACCTTCTTCGACTCGCCGATGATCCCGCTGGCTCAGCTCGAACGCCTGCTGCGCAGCAAGGCACTGCTCCTGCCCGGCCTGCAGGTTGCGCTGAGCGTCGAGGACGGCGGGGCCACCGAGTGGTGCTTTGCCCAGGGTATGCTGCAGTATCTGAGCGAGCTGATCGACGGGGAAGTGGTGGCGCCGGTGTTCAGCAGCGAGAAGTACGCGACCAAGGGCGACGAGAACTTCCCGGTCGGCTCGGGGGCGGCCTGGGCGATCTGCTGGACGGCCGAGGGCAGTCTGGCGCGCGAATCCTACGTCAACCTGATTCCGACAACCGCCGGCGGCACGCATGAGGCCGGCCTGCGGCAGGCCACCCTCGACGCCATCCGAAGCTTTGCCGAACACCACGCGCTGCTGCCCAAGGGCGTCAAGCTCGCCGCCGAAGACGTCTTCTCGCGTGCCAGCTTCGTTCTCGCGGTACGCATGCTCGATCCCTCGTTCCAGGGGCAGACCAAGGAACGCCTGAACTCGCGCGATGCGCTCGCACTCGTCGTACGCATGGTTCGCGACACTTTCGAGCTGTGGCTCAACGAGCATCCGGAAGCCGCGAAGAAGATCACCGAACTCGCCATCCGGGCGGCGCAGGCGCGCACGCGGGCCAGCCAGAAGGTCGAGAAGCGCAAGCAGACCGGGGTCGCGATCCTGCCCGGCAAGCTCTCGGATTGTCAGAGCGAGGACACCCGCCGCAACGAAATTTTTCTGGTCGAGGGCGACTCTGCCGGTGGCTCGGCGAAATCGGGGCGCGACAAGGAACTGCAGGCGATCCTGCCACTGCGCGGCAAGGTGCTCAATACCTGGGAGGTCGAAGCCGGCAGCCTGTTTGCCAACCGTGAAGTGCACGATATTGCGGTGGCGCTCGGCATCGATCCGCATCCGGCGAACGCGCCCGATTCGGTGCTGCTCAACCTGCGCTACGGCAAGGTGGTGATCATGACCGACGCCGATGTCGACGGCTCGCATATCCGGGTTCTCCTGTGCACGCTCTTCTATCGCCATTTTCCGAAGCTGATCGCAAACGGTCATCTCTACTTTGCACAACCGCCGCTGTATCGCCTCGATGTCCCCGGCCAGGGCAAGACGCGCCCGCCGCGCAAGATCTATGCGCTCGACAACGACGAGCGCGAAGCGGTGATCGACCGCCTGCGACTCGAGGGCATCAAACCGGAGGCGGTGTCGATCTCGCGTTTCAAGGGACTCGGCGAAATGAACCCCGAGCAGCTCTGGGAGACGACGATGTCGCCCGACACACGCCGCCTGATGCGCATTCGCATGCCCGGCGCCGAGGCCGCCAGGCCGGTGATGAACCTGCTGATGGCCAAGGGCGAGTCGGCCGGCCGGCGCGCGTGGATGGAAGAAAACGGTGCCCTGATCGGCGCCGAGGTCTGA
- a CDS encoding helix-turn-helix transcriptional regulator, which yields MVRKSSDSLRTVLAENIKTFRREKGFSQEELAERCGLHRTYIGSVERHERNVTLSTLEVLASTLGVTVPELLTERESPSNNEQMGKLE from the coding sequence ATGGTCAGAAAATCGAGCGACTCTCTCCGCACGGTATTAGCTGAGAACATCAAGACTTTTCGTAGAGAAAAGGGTTTTTCCCAAGAAGAACTCGCCGAGCGATGCGGCTTGCACCGCACCTACATCGGCTCAGTTGAACGTCACGAAAGAAATGTCACACTCAGCACGCTTGAGGTTCTGGCCTCAACTTTGGGTGTGACCGTTCCCGAATTGCTCACCGAGCGCGAAAGCCCATCGAATAACGAACAGATGGGAAAACTTGAGTGA
- a CDS encoding restriction endonuclease produces MSLSEKEIREIVEALRRLTPAQQTWVRSAIHAFGAACQFDRASDSDVVTDAVLAFLGDRLLSHHAGSRQALSKDRFEFTFESALNASGIPAQLVKSRTNRGHDMTIRGIPVSLKTEAAANIKDESIHVSKWMELGRGEWKLPLLRDLFLEHMQSYDRIFTLRRLKDDGAKIRYELVEIPKKLLLEAENCELEVCADSRQKPRPGYGYVKDASGQLKYSLYFDGGTERKLQIKHLRKDLCKVHATWIFGSAPA; encoded by the coding sequence GTGAGTCTTTCGGAAAAGGAAATCCGCGAAATCGTTGAGGCGCTACGTCGCCTGACTCCTGCGCAACAGACATGGGTCAGGTCGGCTATCCATGCGTTTGGGGCGGCTTGCCAATTCGACCGCGCCTCTGATTCCGATGTGGTAACGGATGCTGTTCTTGCCTTCCTTGGTGATCGCTTGTTGAGCCACCACGCAGGGAGCCGGCAGGCCCTGAGTAAAGATCGATTCGAGTTTACGTTTGAGTCTGCGCTAAACGCCTCTGGCATTCCGGCCCAGCTCGTGAAAAGCCGGACGAACCGAGGCCACGACATGACCATTCGTGGAATTCCGGTCAGCCTCAAGACAGAAGCCGCGGCCAATATCAAGGACGAATCGATCCACGTCAGCAAGTGGATGGAGCTTGGCCGGGGTGAATGGAAATTGCCTCTGCTGCGGGATTTGTTCCTTGAGCACATGCAAAGCTATGACCGCATCTTCACACTCCGACGCCTGAAAGATGACGGTGCCAAGATCCGCTACGAACTTGTCGAGATCCCCAAAAAGCTGTTGCTCGAAGCCGAGAACTGCGAACTAGAGGTTTGCGCGGACAGCAGACAGAAACCGCGGCCGGGCTACGGTTATGTCAAGGATGCAAGTGGGCAGCTCAAGTATTCGCTGTATTTTGATGGGGGCACTGAGCGCAAGCTCCAAATCAAACACCTGCGAAAAGACCTCTGCAAGGTGCACGCGACTTGGATTTTTGGCTCAGCGCCCGCGTAA
- a CDS encoding site-specific DNA-methyltransferase — protein MDETTQVFDLFDADLRTLGAQLAERTTNRCEIVVGDARRILHEMPEGHFECVVTSPPYWGLRDYGIDGQIGAETTVDEYIADLVRLFREVRRTLADDGTLWLNIGDSYTSGGRTWRDADAKNKGRAMDYRAPTPEGLKPKDLIGVPWRLALALQADGWYLRTDIIWNKPNCQPESVKDRPTRAHEYVFLFSKSEQYYYDWQAIMETAADPKQKSKNRRTVWNINTEPYPGSHFAVYPRALVRLCVTAGSRENGRVLDPFFGSGTTGVVCNELGRECVGIELNAEYAELARERLLRGR, from the coding sequence ATGGATGAAACTACCCAAGTATTCGACTTGTTTGATGCTGACCTTAGAACGCTGGGGGCTCAACTGGCTGAAAGAACGACGAATCGCTGCGAAATTGTCGTGGGCGACGCTCGCCGAATCCTGCACGAGATGCCCGAGGGGCACTTTGAGTGCGTCGTGACCTCACCCCCGTACTGGGGGTTGAGAGATTACGGCATCGACGGGCAGATCGGTGCAGAGACTACGGTTGATGAGTACATTGCGGACCTCGTGCGCCTGTTCCGGGAGGTTCGGCGCACCCTCGCCGATGACGGCACCCTGTGGCTGAACATCGGTGACAGCTACACCTCCGGGGGCAGGACCTGGCGGGATGCTGACGCCAAGAACAAGGGGCGGGCAATGGATTATCGTGCCCCGACGCCCGAGGGTTTGAAGCCGAAAGACTTGATCGGCGTTCCTTGGCGGTTGGCGTTAGCCCTTCAGGCAGACGGCTGGTATCTGCGCACGGACATTATCTGGAACAAGCCCAACTGCCAGCCTGAAAGCGTGAAGGATCGCCCGACCCGCGCCCATGAATACGTGTTCCTGTTTTCCAAGTCAGAGCAGTATTACTACGACTGGCAAGCGATCATGGAAACTGCGGCGGACCCTAAACAGAAGTCGAAGAACCGGCGCACTGTCTGGAACATCAATACCGAGCCTTACCCTGGCAGTCACTTTGCCGTCTATCCGCGGGCGCTCGTTCGCCTCTGCGTAACGGCAGGTTCCCGCGAGAATGGCCGGGTACTTGACCCCTTCTTCGGGTCAGGGACTACTGGCGTTGTTTGCAATGAGCTGGGCAGGGAGTGCGTCGGTATTGAGCTGAACGCGGAATATGCAGAACTGGCGCGTGAACGGTTGTTACGCGGGCGCTGA
- the kefF gene encoding glutathione-regulated potassium-efflux system oxidoreductase KefF gives MIALIYAHPHPARSRANRVLLEAARTVPSVIVRSLYDRYPDFEIDVEAERKLLIESRLIVWQHPCMWYSAPALQKLWFDTVLTEGWAIGEGGTALVGKSCLWVTTTGATSEGYSPGGTHRFPFTAFAPALEMTARFCGMHWLPPQVVHGAHLIDEATLQQHAAQYRQRLLDFVAEVEHG, from the coding sequence TTGATTGCCCTGATCTATGCCCATCCGCATCCGGCGCGGTCACGCGCCAATCGCGTGCTGCTCGAAGCGGCGCGCACCGTGCCGTCGGTGATCGTCCGCTCGCTGTACGACCGCTATCCGGATTTCGAGATCGATGTCGAGGCCGAACGCAAACTGCTGATCGAATCCCGGCTGATCGTCTGGCAGCACCCGTGCATGTGGTACTCGGCACCGGCATTGCAAAAACTCTGGTTCGACACGGTGCTCACCGAAGGCTGGGCGATTGGCGAAGGCGGCACCGCGCTGGTCGGCAAGTCGTGCCTGTGGGTGACGACCACCGGCGCAACGTCGGAGGGCTACTCGCCAGGGGGAACGCACCGCTTTCCGTTCACCGCCTTCGCGCCGGCCCTGGAAATGACCGCGCGTTTCTGCGGCATGCACTGGTTGCCGCCGCAAGTCGTGCACGGCGCGCATCTGATCGATGAGGCCACCCTGCAACAGCATGCCGCGCAGTATCGGCAGCGGCTACTCGATTTTGTTGCGGAGGTCGAGCATGGCTGA
- the kefC gene encoding glutathione-regulated potassium-efflux system protein KefC yields MADSLLRDALVYLGAAVVCVPIAKQSGLGSVLGYLIAGALIGPWGLRLVGHVESTLHFAEFGVVLMLFLIGLELELKRLVEMRRAVFGGGTLQMVVCGAALALGLIALGLSWQAALAAGLALALSSTAIAVQTMNERNVMAAPVGRSAFAVLLFQDIAAIPLIALVPFLGAAGGEGGSGWLGAGKAMAAIVGVVIIGRFLTRPLMRLIAQSEVREIFTAFALLLVIGIALLMAGAGLSMALGAFLAGVLLASSEYRHALESDIAPFKGLLLGLFFIAVGMSIDFGQVIARPGLLAILVVGLLVLKGSMLALIAPRLEVPRSERWLFAALLAQAGEFAFVVFGVARTAGVLPSVWEGLLTAAVALSMAATPLLLIAFDRLTARRAQTQREADAIDDDSAAVIIAGMGRYGQIVGRVLLAQGIHITVLDHDPDQIDILRKFGYQVFYGDATRLDLLAAAGAAKAKLLVVAIDDVADSLALIDLVRESFPNLAIVARARNVRHWLELADRGVTAIERETFESSLRSARAALTVLGVEPYEAREIAEAFRRQNLITLNALLPHFHDEARTVAIAKSGREELEENLRRDHEARQKAGARGWH; encoded by the coding sequence ATGGCTGACTCCCTGTTGCGCGACGCCCTGGTCTACCTCGGCGCGGCGGTCGTCTGCGTCCCGATCGCCAAGCAGAGCGGCCTCGGCTCGGTCCTCGGCTATCTGATTGCCGGTGCGCTGATCGGCCCGTGGGGACTCAGGCTGGTCGGCCACGTCGAATCGACGCTGCATTTCGCGGAGTTCGGCGTCGTGCTGATGTTGTTTCTGATCGGGCTCGAACTCGAGCTGAAGCGTCTGGTCGAGATGCGCCGTGCGGTATTCGGTGGCGGCACGCTGCAAATGGTCGTGTGTGGCGCAGCCCTGGCGCTCGGCTTGATCGCGCTCGGTCTGAGCTGGCAGGCAGCCCTCGCCGCCGGTCTGGCGCTGGCGCTGTCGTCCACGGCGATCGCCGTGCAAACGATGAACGAACGCAACGTGATGGCGGCGCCGGTCGGCCGCAGTGCTTTCGCCGTGCTGTTGTTCCAGGATATTGCGGCGATTCCATTGATTGCCCTGGTGCCATTTCTGGGGGCGGCCGGTGGCGAAGGCGGCAGCGGCTGGCTGGGCGCCGGCAAGGCGATGGCCGCGATCGTTGGCGTGGTGATCATCGGCCGCTTTCTGACGCGCCCGCTGATGCGCCTGATCGCCCAATCCGAAGTCCGCGAGATCTTCACCGCTTTCGCCTTGTTGCTGGTGATCGGCATTGCCCTGCTGATGGCCGGCGCCGGCCTGTCGATGGCCCTTGGGGCCTTCCTGGCAGGGGTTTTGCTGGCCAGTTCCGAGTACCGGCATGCCCTTGAAAGCGATATCGCGCCGTTCAAGGGGCTGTTGCTCGGGCTCTTCTTCATAGCCGTCGGGATGTCGATCGACTTCGGCCAGGTCATCGCGCGCCCCGGCCTGCTGGCGATACTGGTGGTCGGTCTGCTCGTGCTCAAGGGGAGCATGCTCGCACTGATCGCGCCGCGCCTGGAGGTTCCGCGCTCGGAACGCTGGCTGTTCGCGGCGCTGCTGGCGCAGGCGGGCGAGTTTGCCTTCGTCGTCTTCGGCGTGGCACGCACGGCAGGTGTCCTGCCGAGTGTCTGGGAAGGCCTGCTGACGGCGGCCGTGGCGCTGTCGATGGCCGCCACGCCGTTGCTGCTGATCGCTTTCGATCGTCTGACCGCGCGCCGTGCGCAGACGCAGCGCGAAGCCGATGCCATCGACGACGACAGCGCGGCAGTGATCATCGCCGGTATGGGGCGTTACGGGCAGATCGTCGGCCGCGTGCTGCTGGCGCAGGGGATTCACATCACCGTGCTCGATCACGATCCCGATCAGATCGATATCCTGCGCAAGTTCGGCTACCAGGTCTTCTATGGCGACGCCACGCGCCTGGACCTGCTGGCTGCGGCAGGGGCCGCCAAGGCAAAGCTGCTGGTCGTCGCCATCGACGATGTGGCCGACAGCCTGGCCCTGATCGACCTGGTCAGGGAGAGCTTTCCGAACCTGGCCATCGTCGCGCGCGCGCGCAACGTGCGGCACTGGCTGGAACTGGCCGATCGCGGGGTGACCGCGATCGAACGCGAGACCTTCGAGTCGTCACTGAGGAGCGCCCGTGCGGCCCTGACCGTGTTGGGCGTCGAACCCTATGAAGCGCGCGAGATTGCCGAGGCGTTTCGCCGGCAGAACCTGATCACGCTCAACGCCCTGTTGCCGCACTTCCACGACGAGGCCAGGACGGTCGCGATTGCCAAGAGTGGCCGGGAAGAACTCGAAGAAAACCTGCGCCGCGATCACGAGGCTCGCCAGAAGGCCGGCGCCCGCGGCTGGCATTGA
- a CDS encoding GNAT family N-acetyltransferase: MTVRNLEFLFRPASVAVVAEPDEPSRYAEVVLANLAAGGFNGTVMSVSARKRALFFMGDEVRLGELDGVPDLAIICASLEQVPPIIAQLGARGTRAVIVGPWMWHKMSNGTIATARKAILEAAQPYLMRVLGPGSGGLVVPARGLNASATPVSIKPGKIALVAQSTAVTAAVLDRAYSKGIGFSTVLHLGASLDVDLADVLDWLAADPDTESILVQFDEVTAGRKFMSAARAAARNKPVVTIRGGPRQGRAQSSGPFTANDVYEAALHRAGWVRIDTLGDLFAAVEAMARVRRLRGESLTILANGHGLGRIAGDRLTRSGGQLGRLSPATLKRLEELLQTRSILSNPLALPADITATNWGAVLATVLADEHTENVLTVFSPSPFAPSAEVAAAICEVSRKSDHNIFTCWVGGAAMLEAQQIMAAQGMLSHESPEMAITVFLGVVSYRRNRRLLMQIPPSLAEGFSPDMEAARSALGEAMAAGAGQLSVRQARRLLQAYGLAVGEHPLAGSIDKAIACADAIGYPVDLALLLASGAEFPEGAAGLRSPAEIRIAARDLRRRVRTQQPGSRVGAYRLRPGAARSGAPALRLGVADDPVFGPVIFLGPALATGFRGGRLVVALPPLNLILAGDLVTRSGFAEGLPEEDRPALHAAVSNALVRLSQLLTDLDEVTGIDLDPLHAEASGVVVLGARIGVGQSAGRLGHRRFAVGPYPKELEQPVDWQGRRLLIRPIRPEDENMLGELLNSLAPEDSRMRFFNSIKSLPRARLARFSQIDYDREMALVAIERGNDGTGHALGEVRAVANPGSTFADFAIVVASAIKGQGLGKLLLQCLLGYCRSRGIAELRGETLDGNLRMQRLARSLGFTVTTGADRGTLDLSLSLNPPEKA, encoded by the coding sequence ATGACTGTCCGAAACCTTGAATTCCTCTTTCGTCCCGCCTCGGTGGCGGTGGTCGCCGAGCCTGACGAGCCGAGTCGCTACGCCGAAGTGGTGCTGGCCAACCTCGCGGCGGGCGGATTCAATGGTACGGTCATGTCGGTCAGCGCCAGGAAACGCGCCCTGTTCTTCATGGGTGACGAGGTCCGCCTCGGCGAACTCGACGGGGTGCCCGATCTGGCGATCATTTGCGCCTCACTGGAGCAGGTGCCGCCGATCATCGCCCAACTCGGCGCGCGCGGTACCCGCGCGGTGATCGTCGGCCCGTGGATGTGGCACAAGATGAGCAATGGGACGATCGCGACGGCGCGCAAGGCCATTCTCGAAGCCGCCCAGCCGTATCTGATGCGCGTTCTTGGGCCGGGCAGCGGCGGTCTCGTGGTGCCGGCAAGAGGGCTTAACGCTAGCGCGACCCCCGTTTCGATCAAGCCTGGGAAGATTGCCCTGGTCGCGCAGTCGACCGCCGTGACGGCGGCCGTGCTCGATCGCGCCTACAGCAAGGGAATCGGCTTCTCGACGGTGCTCCACCTGGGCGCCAGCCTCGATGTCGACCTCGCCGACGTGCTCGACTGGCTGGCGGCGGACCCCGATACCGAGTCGATCCTGGTGCAGTTCGATGAGGTCACGGCCGGCCGCAAGTTCATGTCGGCCGCCCGTGCCGCCGCACGCAACAAGCCGGTGGTGACCATCCGCGGTGGCCCGCGGCAGGGCAGAGCGCAGAGCAGCGGGCCATTCACCGCCAACGATGTTTACGAAGCGGCCCTGCATCGTGCAGGCTGGGTGCGCATCGATACGCTCGGGGACCTGTTCGCCGCCGTCGAGGCGATGGCGCGGGTGCGCCGCTTGCGCGGCGAGAGTCTGACCATCCTGGCCAACGGTCATGGCCTGGGGCGGATAGCCGGCGACCGGTTGACACGTTCCGGCGGCCAGCTCGGCAGGCTGTCGCCGGCCACCCTCAAGCGTCTTGAAGAACTGTTGCAGACGCGTTCAATACTCTCGAATCCGTTGGCGTTGCCGGCGGACATCACGGCGACGAACTGGGGAGCCGTGCTGGCAACTGTACTGGCCGACGAGCATACCGAGAATGTCCTGACCGTCTTTTCGCCCTCCCCGTTTGCCCCCAGTGCCGAAGTCGCCGCGGCAATCTGCGAGGTGTCCCGGAAAAGCGATCACAATATCTTCACCTGTTGGGTGGGCGGCGCCGCCATGCTGGAGGCGCAACAGATCATGGCGGCACAAGGCATGTTGAGCCATGAGTCGCCGGAAATGGCGATCACGGTCTTTCTCGGCGTTGTCAGCTATCGGCGCAATCGCCGCTTGCTGATGCAGATACCGCCATCGCTCGCGGAGGGTTTCTCACCGGACATGGAAGCCGCCCGCAGCGCCCTCGGCGAAGCGATGGCGGCTGGTGCGGGCCAGCTATCGGTACGTCAGGCAAGACGACTGTTGCAGGCCTATGGTCTGGCCGTTGGCGAGCATCCTCTGGCTGGCAGTATCGACAAGGCGATTGCCTGCGCCGATGCGATCGGCTACCCGGTCGATCTCGCCCTGCTGCTGGCCAGTGGAGCAGAGTTTCCGGAGGGTGCTGCGGGTCTGCGGTCGCCGGCGGAGATCCGCATCGCGGCGCGCGACCTTCGCCGCCGTGTACGTACCCAGCAGCCTGGCAGCCGCGTCGGTGCTTACCGGCTGCGACCGGGTGCGGCCCGCAGTGGCGCGCCCGCACTGCGTCTGGGCGTCGCCGACGATCCGGTGTTCGGTCCGGTGATTTTCCTTGGCCCGGCATTGGCCACGGGTTTTCGTGGCGGCCGCCTGGTGGTTGCCCTGCCGCCACTCAACCTGATCCTGGCCGGTGATCTGGTGACCCGCAGCGGTTTCGCCGAGGGATTGCCGGAAGAGGATCGTCCGGCGCTGCACGCCGCCGTGAGCAATGCCCTGGTCCGTCTTTCGCAACTGCTCACCGACCTCGATGAGGTGACAGGCATCGACCTCGACCCGCTGCACGCCGAGGCCTCGGGGGTCGTCGTGCTGGGCGCGCGTATCGGCGTCGGGCAGAGCGCAGGCAGACTCGGCCATCGCCGCTTCGCGGTCGGCCCCTATCCGAAGGAACTCGAACAGCCCGTGGATTGGCAGGGTCGCCGGCTCCTGATCCGGCCGATTCGACCGGAGGATGAAAACATGCTCGGCGAACTGCTCAATTCGCTGGCTCCCGAGGATTCGCGCATGCGTTTCTTCAACTCGATCAAGAGCCTGCCGCGTGCCCGTCTGGCCCGCTTTTCCCAGATCGACTACGACCGCGAGATGGCCTTGGTCGCCATCGAGCGTGGGAACGATGGCACCGGGCATGCGCTCGGTGAGGTGCGGGCCGTGGCCAATCCCGGCAGTACGTTCGCGGACTTTGCCATCGTTGTCGCTTCGGCCATCAAGGGCCAAGGACTGGGCAAGCTGTTGCTGCAATGCCTGCTCGGCTACTGCCGAAGCCGCGGCATCGCCGAGTTGCGCGGCGAGACCCTGGACGGAAACCTGCGCATGCAGCGTCTCGCGCGCAGTCTCGGTTTCACCGTCACCACCGGAGCCGATCGCGGCACGCTCGATCTGAGTCTGTCGTTGAACCCGCCCGAGAAGGCGTGA
- a CDS encoding CBS domain-containing protein, which produces MFAVYGLSGPIYQGTFEGLKDVAGVHRGAAVRPIAEGEPAPVFSAPVAQAVSAYREMLRSDPERGPLYHAYQIMQRQIVSVTSSDPVERAFRILLERRIHQAPVLDPTYRLVGIVSERDLLTVVNVEDGRVRDVLARKVSDVMTTPVVSADPITDIRRIAWVMLEHQVDGVPIVNETQVLVGFVSRSDILRAIITDPPLSLWR; this is translated from the coding sequence ATGTTTGCGGTCTATGGTTTGAGTGGTCCAATCTACCAGGGTACCTTCGAAGGCCTCAAGGATGTCGCCGGGGTTCATCGGGGAGCTGCTGTCCGACCCATTGCCGAGGGCGAGCCGGCACCCGTCTTCAGCGCTCCCGTGGCGCAGGCCGTGAGCGCTTACCGGGAAATGCTGCGCAGCGATCCTGAGCGGGGTCCGCTGTACCATGCCTATCAGATCATGCAACGGCAGATCGTCTCGGTGACCAGCAGCGATCCCGTCGAGCGGGCGTTTCGGATACTGCTCGAACGCCGCATCCACCAGGCGCCGGTGCTCGACCCGACTTACCGACTGGTGGGTATCGTCAGTGAGCGCGACCTGCTGACCGTTGTCAACGTCGAAGACGGGCGCGTGCGCGATGTGCTGGCGAGGAAGGTGAGCGACGTGATGACGACGCCCGTGGTCAGCGCCGACCCGATTACCGACATACGGCGGATCGCCTGGGTGATGCTCGAACACCAGGTCGATGGCGTGCCGATCGTCAATGAAACGCAGGTACTGGTCGGTTTCGTATCGCGCAGCGACATCCTGCGTGCGATCATTACCGATCCGCCGCTAAGCCTGTGGCGCTAG
- the arsC gene encoding arsenate reductase (glutaredoxin) (This arsenate reductase requires both glutathione and glutaredoxin to convert arsenate to arsenite, after which the efflux transporter formed by ArsA and ArsB can extrude the arsenite from the cell, providing resistance.), translated as MSHASVRIYHNNRCSKSRAACQLIAEKGIDAEIVDYLKTPPSHEELRELLRKLGMRPSELVRRGEAVFKAHYAGRSLSEDEWLQALLTHPILIERPIVVSGDQAVLGRPPEKVLELL; from the coding sequence ATGAGCCATGCGTCCGTCCGCATTTACCACAACAACCGCTGTTCGAAGAGTCGCGCAGCATGCCAGTTGATCGCCGAAAAGGGTATCGATGCCGAGATCGTCGACTACCTGAAGACGCCGCCGAGCCACGAAGAGCTGCGCGAACTCCTGCGAAAGCTCGGCATGCGGCCATCGGAACTGGTGCGTCGTGGCGAAGCGGTGTTCAAGGCGCACTACGCCGGACGCTCCCTGAGCGAAGACGAATGGCTGCAGGCGCTGCTAACGCACCCGATCCTGATCGAGCGTCCGATCGTCGTGAGTGGTGACCAGGCAGTGCTCGGTCGACCGCCGGAGAAGGTGCTCGAGCTGCTGTAG